In a genomic window of Rhinoderma darwinii isolate aRhiDar2 chromosome 10, aRhiDar2.hap1, whole genome shotgun sequence:
- the LOC142662464 gene encoding nicotinamide N-methyltransferase-like: MDSSPHKLYHVHGFDSRQYLEQYFSDKSDMAFGDDLLTFFIENLIQVFAVGHIKGDILIDLSFGSFVHHLYSACEFFKDIIVLKVNNRCIMELKRWVDERTGAFYWGHTSALLQDIAGKAHDQCQDQEAKLRSAIQHVVKYDLEKENMTEPLVLPPADCVISAWLLGSISKDQDDYIRHLRKFSSLLKPGCHLILIGSLGTTYFTVGKDKFHAFAYDEDFVRKALVGEGFIIDYCKVKERTAVSDLNDYKAVIFIAAHKEK, encoded by the exons ATGGATTCCAGTCCCCATAAGCTCTATCATGTACATGGATTTGATTCCAGACAATATCTGGAGCAATACTTTTCAGATAAATCTGACATGGCCTTTGGAGATGACTTattgacattttttattgaaaatctTATACAAGTTTTCGCTGTGG GTCATATTAAAGGAGACATCTTGATTGACCTCAGTTTTGGTTCCTTTGTTCATCATCTATATTCAGCCTGTGAGTTTTTCAAAGACATCATCGTGCTGAAGGTCAATAACAGATGCATCATGGAGCTGAAGAGATGGGTGGACGAACGTACCGGGGCATTTTATTGGGGCCATACATCAGCACTTCttcaaga TATTGCTGGAAAGGCGCA tgatCAGTGTCAGGACCAGGAAGCAAAACTGAGATCAGCCATTCAACATGTTGTGAAATACGACCTGGAGAAAGAGAATATGACAGAGCCGCTGGTCTTACCACCAGCCGATTGTGTCATTAGTGCTTGGCTTCTGGGTTCTATCAGCAAAGATCAAGATGATTAC atcaGACATCTGAGGAAGTTCTCTAGTTTGCTGAAACCTGGATGTCACCTCATATTAATTGGGAGTTTAGGTACAACATATTTTACAGTTGGGAAAGACAAGTTCCATGCTTTCGCATATGATGAGGATTTTGTCAGGAAAGCTCTAGTTGGAGAAGGCTTTATAATTGATTACTGTAAGGTCAAGGAGAGAACGGCTGTCAGTGACCTTAATGACTATAAGGCCGTCATATTTATTGCAGCCCACAAGGAGAAGTAG